The following are encoded in a window of Fusarium falciforme chromosome 11, complete sequence genomic DNA:
- a CDS encoding Peptidase A1 domain-containing protein — translation MFFALFAGLVAAAQAAQHVPVQGDGLLRFPLRVSSGAPIVKGVTKRQEEVALEAQLNGNFYSIDLTIGTPGQTVTVNFDTGSPELWVNPDCSQADNPEFCESFGHFNESSTFTDLGTQGTIIYGTGMVRFNRSTDYIAVGAARISQQIFGVADNSFVTNVGVMGASPWLSGWEGDYPLVLDNLATQGFINSRAFSLDIRSIGSDRGSVIFGGIDTRKFSGQLEKRPIIPGDDSPDGYTRYWVYLDGLTLVQNGKKIPIFSKPIRQAVMLDSGYTLSTLPGPIVQAIVDSFPTAKTIPESPLYSVDCSVMDMAGTVDFLFGETVIKVPYADFIWKRPDGACRLGVFQDDNFPVLGDTFLRAAYVVYDWDNRNIWLANNEDCGSKLVAIGKGPNAVPALTGECNPSDGNTTTVPTTSAPTNSTAVPSTLSSTQYRNTSMALTTPNSYLTVTYPTGHAGVTSTVTYSEVHTITSCPPTVTNCPVGSVTTELVTSYHVINCPGNGACGGKVTRPVTAKVPQSTATYTIHMPTMCRCQTGCPKDAYKTEAQVITVKPVKENPYPTPIHGPVSHPPNHTFTGIHPASTTSSSFNPDGCTTCHAQNEPTGVPATDVSPSGAVPTGVAPVTAGAVSKVPGIFVAAIGLVAVAML, via the exons ATGTTTTTCGCTCTTTTTGCAGGCTTGGTCGCTGCCGCGCAGGCCGCCCAGCACGTACCAGTGCAGGGAGACGGGCTCCTCCGATTTCCGCTCCGCGTGTCCAGCGGTGCTCCCATCGTCAAGGGCGTCACGAAGCGACAGGAGGAGGTTGCGCTGGAAGCCCAGCTGAATGGCAATTTTTACAGCATCGACTTGACGATTGGAACACCAGGCCAGACTGTTACGGTTAATTTCGATACTGGATCTCCGGAGCTTTGGGTGAATCCCGATTGCAGTCAGGCTGACAACCCGGAGTTTTGCGAGTCGTTTGGGCATTTTAATGAGAGCAGTACTTTTACGGATCTTGGGACGCAGGGGACTATCATTTACGGTACTGGAATGGTCAGGTTCAACCGTAGCACTGATTACATTGCAGTCGGCG CTGCGAGAATCTCGCAACAAATCTTTGGAGTCGCAGACAACAGTTTTGTCACCAATGTTGGTGTCATGGGTGCCAGTCCATGGCTGAGTGGTTGGGAAGGCGACTATCCTTTGGTCCTTGACAACTTGGCCACTcaaggcttcatcaacaGCCGAGCTTTTAGTCTTGATATCCGAAGTATTGGTAGTGATAGAG GCTCCGTCATCTTTGGAGGTATTGATACTCGCAAGTTCTCTGGTCAACTTGAGAAGCGTCCCATCATTCCTGGCGACGACTCTCCTGACGGTTATACTCG CTACTGGGTTTATCTTGACGGCCTCACCCTTGTCCAGAACGGCAAGAAGatccccatcttctccaagccCATCCGACAGGCCGTTATGCTTGATAGCGGTTACACCTTGAGCACCCTCCCTGGTCCTATTGTCCAGGCCATTGTCGACTCTTTCCCTACAGCCAAGACCATCCCCGAGTCTCCTCTGTACTCGGTGGACTGCTCGGTGATGGACATGGCCGGCACCGTCGACTTTCTCTTTGGAGAAACTGTCATCAAGGTTCCGTACGCAGACTTTATCTGGAAGCGCCCGGATGGTGCTTGTAGGCTTGGAGTCTTCCAAGATGATA ACTTCCCCGTCCTAGGAGACACGTTCCTGCGTGCCGCCTACGTGGTTTACGACTGGGATAACCGCAACATTTGGCTTGCCAACAACGAAGACTGCGGATCTAAGCTTGTTGCTATTGGAAAAGGTCCCAATGCTGTGCCCGCACTCACCGGCGAGTGCAACCCCTCTGATGGCAACACTACGACTGTCCCGACCACGTCGGCTCCAACCAACTCAACGGCGGTCCCCTCTACTCTTTCTTCGACGCAATACCGCAACACATCCATGGCTCTCACCACTCCCAACTCATACCTGACGGTGACTTATCCCACGGGACATGCGGGTGTGACCTCGACAGTCACATACAGCGAGGTGCACACAATTACTTCGTGCCCCCCTACTGTGACCAACTGCCCAGTTGGATCAGTCACGACGGAGCTCGTCACATCCTACCATGTCATCAACTGCCCCGGAAATGGTGCCTGCGGCGGCAAGGTAACACGTCCCGTTACTGCCAAGGTCCCTCAGTCAACAGCAACCTACACGATCCACATGCCTACCATGTGCAGATGCCAGACTGGCTGCCCCAAGGATGCTTACAAGACCGAGGCTCAAGTAATCACCGTTAAGCCCGTCAAGGAGAACCCCTATCCCACTCCCATCCATGGGCCTGTTAGCCATCCCCCCAACCACACCTTCACAGGCATTCACCCTGCGAGCACCACCTCCAGCAGCTTCAATCCTGATGGTTGTACAACTTGCCACGCTCAGAATGAGCCCACTGGTGTTCCTGCTACTGATGTCTCTCCCTCTGGTGCGGTTCCCACTGGTGTTGCTCCAGTGACTGCTGGGGCTGTTTCCAAGGTACCTGGCATCTTTGTCGCTGCTATTGGACTTGTGGCAGTTGCAATGCTTTAG
- a CDS encoding PKS-ER domain-containing protein: MPHPPNKAIYLDSQGKHTIRIIEEQYVPTGAQSLVEVKYSAINPADTRHYYMGISEVVSGYEFAGTVREIGPDSPFKPGQEVFGFSIPGDRRPLHLGAHQDFLLAKDLLTYERPEDMDAISAVTMLAGALTAIDGLFNTLEYGFPAAGLDGDNPTDVPILIWGGSSVVGQGAIKLAKTAGFNPILTTASPHNHEALKQLGATHCFDYRSPTIVQDIHAIMKGLNKKLKTVFDSVATGLGIFEGLTKEEEEAIQAKYDQSSPGIARRCCDPDVPENELRLSASLVVAKDPAWKFTLMFRTVDTMDHGVGDQEMSPEERQAEEAKIRRWGARNDHTIRWLIKNHAKYWQAPRTRVVETAEEGIQAMKDVFSGKTSREKVVIKHPM; this comes from the coding sequence ATGCCGCACCCACCCAACAAAGCCATCTACCTGGACTCCCAGGGCAAACATACTATCCGCATCATCGAAGAACAATATGTGCCCACCGGAGCCCAATCTCTTGTGGAAGTGAAATACTCAGCCATTAACCCCGCTGATACTCGTCACTACTACATGGGCATCTCGGAAGTCGTCTCAGGTTACGAGTTTGCAGGCACTGTCCGAGAAATCGGTCCAGACTCGCCCTTTAAGCCCGGCCAGGAAGTGTTTGGCTTTTCCATCCCTGGTGatcgtcgtcctcttcatcttggagCTCATCAGGATTTTCTCTTGGCTAAGGATTTATTGACGTATGAGAGACCTGAGGACATGGATGCCATCTCGGCTGTCACCATGCTTGCTGGAGCCCTTACGGCCATCGATGGCTTGTTCAACACTCTTGAATATGGCTTCCCAGCTGCCGGTCTCGACGGTGACAACCCGACCGACGTACCGATCTTGATCTGGGGCGGTTCTAGTGTTGTAGGCCAGGGTGCCATCAAGCTGGCCAAGACTGCAGGTTTTAACCCCATCCTCACAACCGCTTCACCACACAACCATGAGGCCTTGAAGCAGTTGGGCGCAACGCATTGCTTCGACTACCGCAGTCCTACGATTGTGCAAGACATTCACGCCATAATGAAGGGGTtgaacaagaagctcaaaACGGTCTTTGATAGCGTTGCAACTGGCTTGGGCATCTTTGAAGGCCTCacaaaggaagaggaggaagccatcCAAGCGAAATACGACCAGAGCTCCCCTGGCATTGCTCGTCGATGCTGTGACCCCGATGTCCCGGAAAATGAGCTACGGTTGAGCGCATCGCTTGTCGTTGCGAAAGACCCAGCTTGGAAGTTTACACTCATGTTTCGAACTGTTGACACGATGGACCACGGTGTCGGCGACCAGGAAATGAGTCCAGAGGAGAGgcaggctgaggaggcaAAGATTAGACGATGGGGAGCTCGCAATGATCATACCATTCGTTGGTTGATCAAGAACCATGCGAAATATTGGCAGGCTCCTCGGACGAGGGTTGTTGAGACGGCGGAGGAGGGTATTCAGGCCATGAAGGATGTGTTTAGTGGGAAGACAAGCAGAGAGAAGGTGGTCATCAAGCATCCCATGTGA